Proteins encoded in a region of the Scrofimicrobium sp. R131 genome:
- a CDS encoding MFS transporter, producing the protein MAVRGTATTRESHPNLDVPRIQRHTLAILIISQIVGTIGIGVAPTIGILLAGEVTSSEAWAGLARVASTLGTASMGIPLGNLAARRGRRFALSTGWAIATVGGLILVAAAQWNLVVPLFAGLFLFGAGAAVTLQARFAATDLATPANKARSLSLVVWMSTIGMVLGPNLGAPGELVSRHTGLTPYASAFAIAVVFSTAAALLILVFLRPDPMLVSRQLEATERTTSPARARGALKVIFAEMRRNPSVRLAVVAIIVAQVVMVSIMTMTPVHVVHQGGSVTLVGITISLHVVGMYALAPVVGWLTDRLGNRFTIAVGVLILLASLAIGMIWPENMTGVVAALILLGLGWSFVNVSGSALFSRAVPSHARASAQGGVDALSNLFGATAAFASGPLMALTSFSMLSLAGVVFLIPLVALLLRPLGGTSRPGQ; encoded by the coding sequence ATGGCTGTTCGAGGCACCGCCACCACCCGCGAAAGCCATCCCAACTTGGACGTCCCCCGCATTCAACGCCACACGCTGGCCATTCTGATCATCTCGCAGATCGTTGGGACCATCGGGATCGGCGTCGCCCCCACAATCGGGATCCTGCTGGCGGGTGAGGTGACCAGCAGCGAAGCGTGGGCGGGACTGGCGCGGGTGGCCTCCACCCTGGGAACTGCTTCGATGGGGATTCCGCTCGGGAACCTGGCGGCTCGGCGTGGACGCCGCTTCGCCCTTTCCACCGGCTGGGCCATCGCCACGGTTGGGGGTCTGATCCTGGTAGCCGCCGCCCAGTGGAACCTGGTGGTGCCCCTGTTTGCGGGCCTGTTCCTGTTCGGGGCCGGCGCTGCGGTGACGTTGCAGGCTCGGTTCGCGGCCACAGATTTGGCTACGCCCGCCAACAAGGCCCGCTCCCTCTCGCTGGTGGTCTGGATGTCGACCATCGGCATGGTGCTCGGCCCAAACTTGGGCGCCCCCGGTGAGCTGGTCAGTCGCCACACGGGTTTGACCCCCTACGCCAGCGCCTTCGCGATTGCGGTGGTCTTCTCCACCGCGGCGGCCTTGCTGATCCTGGTGTTTTTGCGCCCCGATCCGATGCTGGTTTCCCGCCAGCTGGAGGCAACTGAGCGAACCACCTCCCCGGCCAGAGCCCGCGGCGCGCTCAAGGTGATTTTCGCGGAGATGCGCCGGAACCCCTCGGTTCGCCTGGCGGTGGTCGCGATCATCGTCGCCCAGGTAGTCATGGTTTCGATCATGACGATGACTCCGGTCCACGTGGTGCACCAGGGCGGATCCGTCACCCTGGTGGGGATCACCATTTCCCTGCACGTGGTGGGGATGTACGCGCTGGCCCCGGTCGTGGGCTGGCTCACCGACCGCCTTGGCAACCGTTTCACCATCGCGGTCGGGGTGCTAATTCTGCTGGCTTCACTGGCCATCGGGATGATTTGGCCGGAAAACATGACCGGCGTGGTAGCTGCGCTGATCCTGCTCGGATTGGGCTGGTCCTTCGTCAACGTCTCCGGCTCGGCCCTGTTCTCCCGGGCGGTCCCCTCTCATGCTCGCGCCTCCGCGCAGGGCGGGGTGGATGCGCTCTCCAACCTGTTCGGCGCCACCGCCGCCTTCGCTTCCGGGCCGCTGATGGCCCTCACCAGCTTCTCGATGCTGTCGCTGGCCGGGGTGGTGTTCCTGATTCCGCTGGTAGCCCTGCTCCTGCGCCCACTTGGGGGGACGAGTCGGCCGGGCCAATAA
- a CDS encoding TMEM175 family protein has protein sequence MTSNRLEAFSDGVLAIIITIMVLGLHVPSGAALTDLWATAGTGLLSYLLSFIYVGIYWINHHHTFKLTSKVTGRVLWANLALLFFLSLLPFATAWMDGMHFARIPVIVYGIVLLLCASSYRILQRTIIHSQGEGSVLQAALGRDWKSRTSLILYTVGIISATLVEDDRIGIWIALTTFVVVAALWFVPDRRIEGTYRELAG, from the coding sequence GTGACCAGCAATCGCCTGGAGGCATTCAGTGACGGGGTCCTCGCCATCATCATCACGATCATGGTCCTGGGCCTCCACGTCCCATCCGGCGCCGCCCTCACCGACCTGTGGGCCACGGCCGGGACCGGCCTGCTCAGCTACCTGCTGTCCTTCATTTATGTCGGCATCTACTGGATCAACCACCACCACACCTTCAAGCTGACCTCGAAGGTGACCGGGAGGGTCCTCTGGGCCAACCTGGCGCTGCTGTTTTTCCTCTCCCTGCTTCCGTTTGCCACCGCCTGGATGGACGGAATGCATTTTGCCCGGATCCCGGTGATTGTCTACGGAATTGTGCTGCTGCTGTGCGCCAGCTCGTACCGGATTTTGCAGCGAACCATCATTCACTCCCAGGGTGAGGGTTCGGTCCTGCAGGCGGCGCTTGGGCGCGACTGGAAAAGCCGCACCTCGCTGATTTTGTACACGGTGGGGATCATCAGCGCCACCCTGGTCGAAGACGACCGGATCGGCATCTGGATTGCCCTCACCACTTTCGTCGTCGTGGCCGCCCTCTGGTTTGTCCCGGATCGTCGGATTGAGGGCACCTACCGGGAACTGGCCGGCTGA
- a CDS encoding BglG family transcription antiterminator, protein MGDTKRALVTRLLDVDDWISGPELARVLGVSDRTVRTYARSIPGIESSRYGYRANHKLARAWLASQRDLGPETPLERLYFIVRALLTGDGRVDIFELADALFVAPPTLEADLARARGLLRGHHLRIRRRGDELRVEGSEANQRALLRQLLVDSATATPVLTLEALQRAFPELDVVGVQRILQANLDRSGLRINPIVAAGALLHVLVALNRIQSGHPLPGPGTDHPVARDIAEDLEQLLHLEIPASERTYLAELLESRTGQGEATGDTQQLVQEGLAELSEEYQVELAEPSLIESFTLHVQSLIKRATRGEGAVNPFTAQIKQSHPLVYELGVSFSRRIAARTQIAIDEDESTFISMHLGTYFDQVSLRAEQVEVALLIEGYAALPPRAAARLRAALPPKTTVRIVTRVEEADRADLLVTNLAGLTSVPPTLVIDPMLSERDLERVRQRTLALLEEQRGRRFGDLTDRLLDPDLFYRSPAVSSPTELIALVSKDFVTSGVADPDIEQQILARESFSSTAFASGVAIPHPTQMVAKRSASAVVCFDEPLDWFGQPVSLVLFIAFSRSERGLFGAMFEHLIELLAQPEHVRALVEQGTDFESYRRAILDLTLPS, encoded by the coding sequence ATGGGGGACACCAAGCGCGCACTGGTCACCCGGCTCCTGGACGTTGACGACTGGATCTCGGGGCCGGAGCTGGCCCGTGTCCTCGGGGTCTCGGATCGAACGGTTCGCACCTACGCCCGGTCCATTCCCGGCATCGAGTCCTCACGCTACGGCTACCGAGCCAACCACAAGCTTGCCCGAGCCTGGCTCGCCTCCCAGCGCGATCTCGGGCCGGAAACCCCGCTGGAACGCCTCTACTTTATTGTCCGGGCGCTGCTGACCGGCGACGGTCGGGTCGACATCTTCGAGCTGGCCGACGCGCTGTTCGTCGCCCCACCCACGTTGGAAGCAGACCTGGCCCGGGCGCGGGGACTGCTGCGCGGCCACCACCTGCGTATCCGCCGACGCGGAGACGAGCTTCGGGTGGAGGGCTCCGAAGCCAACCAGCGGGCGCTACTACGCCAGCTCCTGGTGGACAGCGCCACCGCCACCCCGGTCCTCACCTTGGAGGCGCTGCAGCGGGCCTTCCCCGAACTCGACGTGGTCGGGGTTCAACGGATTTTGCAGGCGAACCTGGACCGCTCGGGCCTGCGGATCAACCCGATTGTGGCAGCCGGAGCCCTGCTGCACGTACTGGTGGCCCTGAACCGGATCCAGTCCGGCCATCCTCTTCCCGGTCCGGGCACCGACCATCCGGTCGCCCGGGACATTGCCGAGGACCTGGAGCAGCTCCTACACCTGGAGATTCCCGCCAGCGAGCGAACCTACCTGGCGGAGTTGCTGGAGTCGCGGACGGGTCAGGGGGAAGCCACGGGTGACACCCAGCAGCTGGTGCAGGAGGGCCTGGCTGAACTGTCGGAGGAATACCAGGTGGAGCTGGCCGAACCCAGCCTGATCGAGTCTTTCACCCTGCACGTTCAGAGCCTGATTAAGCGGGCCACCCGCGGCGAGGGCGCGGTCAACCCGTTCACCGCCCAAATCAAGCAGTCCCACCCCCTCGTCTATGAGTTGGGCGTGTCCTTTTCCCGCCGAATCGCAGCCCGCACCCAGATCGCGATTGACGAGGACGAATCCACTTTCATCTCCATGCACCTGGGCACCTACTTTGACCAGGTGTCCCTGCGCGCAGAACAGGTTGAGGTGGCGCTGCTGATCGAGGGATACGCCGCCCTGCCCCCGAGGGCTGCCGCCCGGCTCCGGGCCGCCCTCCCGCCCAAGACCACGGTTCGGATCGTCACCCGGGTGGAGGAAGCCGACCGCGCCGACCTGCTGGTCACCAACCTGGCCGGCCTGACGTCGGTGCCGCCCACCCTGGTGATCGACCCAATGCTGAGCGAACGGGACCTGGAGCGCGTCCGCCAGCGAACGCTCGCGCTGCTGGAGGAGCAGCGGGGGCGCCGCTTCGGCGACCTCACCGACCGCCTGCTGGACCCGGACCTGTTCTACCGGTCCCCGGCCGTGTCCAGTCCCACCGAGTTGATCGCGCTGGTGTCGAAAGACTTTGTCACCAGCGGCGTGGCCGACCCGGACATTGAGCAGCAAATCTTGGCGCGGGAGTCGTTCTCTTCCACCGCCTTCGCCTCCGGGGTGGCCATTCCGCATCCCACCCAGATGGTGGCCAAACGCTCGGCCAGCGCCGTCGTCTGTTTTGACGAGCCGTTGGACTGGTTTGGCCAACCGGTTTCCCTGGTCCTGTTCATCGCCTTTAGCCGGTCTGAGCGAGGCCTGTTCGGCGCCATGTTTGAGCATTTGATCGAGCTGCTGGCCCAGCCTGAACACGTCCGGGCCCTGGTGGAGCAGGGGACCGATTTTGAGAGCTACCGCCGGGCCATCCTTGACTTGACGCTCCCCAGCTAG
- a CDS encoding PTS lactose/cellobiose transporter subunit IIA, whose protein sequence is MVDKTEMMQTAMQIILHAGNGRTEIKRALVCLEEFDFAAAEQALSEAQEQIRQAHRAQTELIQSESRGEEAEFSILFVHAQDTLMTIKSEWNIAERLVGLTRSLDRRLSKLEQNRG, encoded by the coding sequence ATGGTCGACAAGACTGAAATGATGCAGACGGCGATGCAGATTATTCTTCACGCCGGCAATGGTCGGACCGAAATCAAGCGGGCGCTCGTCTGCCTGGAAGAGTTTGACTTTGCCGCTGCCGAGCAGGCGCTGTCGGAGGCGCAAGAGCAGATTCGGCAGGCGCACCGGGCCCAGACGGAACTGATCCAGTCCGAGTCCCGCGGGGAGGAAGCTGAGTTCTCGATCCTGTTCGTCCACGCGCAAGACACCCTGATGACCATCAAGTCGGAGTGGAACATCGCGGAGCGACTGGTCGGCCTGACCCGAAGCCTGGATCGCCGCCTGAGCAAGTTGGAGCAAAACCGTGGCTAA
- a CDS encoding PTS sugar transporter subunit IIB, translating into MSDKLRVLICCGAGASSGFIAQAARKAAAARGSDQFEITARSEAELNEYLPDSDVVLLGPHLEYMKDDAAERARPFGVSVAVIPQIIYGTMDGNGLLDLAVATAG; encoded by the coding sequence ATGAGTGACAAACTGCGCGTCCTCATCTGCTGCGGGGCCGGTGCTTCCAGCGGATTCATTGCCCAGGCGGCTCGGAAGGCGGCGGCAGCCCGCGGCTCGGATCAGTTCGAAATCACAGCTCGCTCCGAAGCGGAGCTGAACGAGTACCTGCCCGATTCGGATGTGGTCCTGCTGGGGCCCCACCTCGAGTACATGAAGGATGATGCGGCCGAGCGGGCACGCCCATTTGGGGTTTCCGTGGCCGTCATCCCGCAGATAATTTACGGCACGATGGACGGCAACGGTCTGTTGGACCTGGCCGTGGCCACCGCCGGCTAG
- a CDS encoding PTS sugar transporter subunit IIC, which yields MDGLIKFMNQKVVPLTNKVTRNAWVKAVQDSFMTILPFILLGSFVTLISLITEIPWVAENWTWWPDLTPINSFTFGLMGLIMAFLIPYFIMENKGVQRTKLLAGATGVAMFLILAMPSFDEEGNVAWIFERLGATGMFGALVVGLFVGFVMYRFAKISFFKNSSSMPDFIITWFDSLVPIAISVVTAWLINFVFGLDAFNFLAWLFGPLVDVGQSYFGFVLMVFLIVFVYTFGISSWVLGPIMFPVMLTGIQQNMDLVAAGSAPTAINTMEVVYTGWIAIGGLGATLPLAFMMAWASRSVQLKAVGRAVLVPSIFNINEPVYFGAPIAFNPILMIPTWINGLLLPLIVWPVLHFGLVPIPSQVFQLWYLPFPISTWMVSPGIAGLLLFLVCFAVAALVYFPFFKVYDNQLLSREAKAAQPIPA from the coding sequence ATGGACGGCTTGATTAAGTTCATGAATCAAAAAGTGGTGCCCCTGACCAACAAAGTGACGCGCAACGCGTGGGTGAAGGCGGTGCAGGACTCGTTCATGACGATCCTCCCGTTCATCCTGCTGGGTTCGTTCGTCACCCTGATCTCGCTGATCACCGAGATTCCCTGGGTCGCTGAGAACTGGACCTGGTGGCCAGATCTGACCCCGATCAACTCGTTCACGTTTGGCCTGATGGGCCTGATCATGGCGTTCCTGATCCCCTACTTCATCATGGAGAACAAGGGGGTGCAGCGGACCAAGCTGCTGGCCGGAGCCACCGGCGTGGCCATGTTCCTGATCCTGGCGATGCCGAGCTTCGATGAAGAGGGCAACGTGGCCTGGATCTTTGAACGGCTGGGCGCAACCGGCATGTTCGGGGCCCTGGTGGTGGGCCTGTTCGTCGGCTTCGTCATGTACCGGTTCGCGAAGATCTCGTTCTTCAAGAACTCTTCCTCCATGCCGGACTTCATCATCACCTGGTTTGACTCGCTGGTGCCGATCGCGATCTCGGTGGTGACCGCCTGGCTGATCAACTTTGTCTTCGGGCTGGATGCCTTCAACTTCCTGGCCTGGCTGTTCGGCCCCCTCGTCGACGTGGGGCAAAGCTACTTCGGCTTCGTGCTGATGGTGTTCCTGATCGTGTTCGTCTACACGTTCGGAATTTCCTCCTGGGTGCTCGGACCGATCATGTTCCCGGTGATGCTGACCGGCATCCAGCAGAACATGGACCTGGTGGCGGCCGGAAGCGCCCCCACCGCCATCAACACGATGGAGGTCGTCTACACCGGCTGGATTGCGATTGGCGGCTTGGGGGCCACCCTGCCGCTGGCCTTCATGATGGCCTGGGCTTCCCGCTCAGTCCAACTGAAGGCGGTGGGCCGAGCGGTCCTGGTTCCCTCCATCTTCAACATCAACGAGCCGGTCTACTTCGGCGCTCCGATTGCCTTCAACCCAATCCTGATGATCCCCACCTGGATCAACGGTTTGCTGCTGCCCCTGATTGTCTGGCCGGTCCTGCACTTTGGCCTGGTACCGATTCCCTCGCAGGTGTTCCAGCTGTGGTACCTGCCGTTCCCGATCAGCACCTGGATGGTGTCGCCGGGAATTGCCGGGCTGCTCCTGTTCCTGGTCTGCTTCGCGGTGGCGGCCCTGGTTTACTTCCCCTTCTTCAAGGTGTACGACAACCAGCTCCTGTCCCGGGAAGCGAAAGCAGCACAACCAATTCCCGCCTAG
- a CDS encoding DUF2200 domain-containing protein codes for MSTPRIYRMTFASLYPLYLAKVERKGRTREELDRVIFWLTGHDQESLAREIEREVDLETFFAEVPQLNPNVHLITGVVCGVRVEDIADDTMRKIRYLDKLVDELARGKKLEKILRQ; via the coding sequence ATGAGCACTCCGCGCATCTACCGAATGACTTTCGCCTCGCTCTACCCGCTCTACCTGGCCAAGGTTGAGCGCAAAGGCCGCACCCGCGAGGAACTGGACCGGGTTATCTTCTGGCTCACTGGGCACGATCAGGAATCGCTGGCCCGCGAAATCGAGCGGGAAGTCGACCTGGAAACGTTCTTTGCCGAGGTGCCCCAGCTCAACCCGAACGTGCACCTGATCACCGGGGTGGTGTGCGGGGTCCGGGTGGAGGACATTGCCGACGACACGATGCGGAAGATCAGGTACCTCGACAAGCTGGTGGACGAGCTGGCCCGGGGCAAGAAGCTGGAGAAAATCCTCCGCCAGTGA
- a CDS encoding histidine phosphatase family protein translates to MKKTIAPALLTGALLAGALAGCTAGPSAQSGAGEQSTPAAQAPQSNQSGANSCDTTVLLVRHAQTEANVAGEVSGWSETDLTEKGVQQARAAGQALAGTELSAVLTSDLGRAERTAELILEEGGSDLTPVPVPELREQNYGGFDGGSDLDLWLPIMEKMGYPFDESKSDPGDFWGNPDALDWYSSVSEEDVMNTLAELDPSGEAEDWDTYQQRISQAVAQVARTAEEHACETVLVVSHGGTITTMLGLMDPEGYGGESVGNASISELSYRDGQFSVQRAGVDPADW, encoded by the coding sequence ATGAAAAAGACCATTGCGCCGGCGCTGCTGACCGGTGCCCTGCTGGCTGGCGCCCTGGCCGGCTGCACCGCCGGCCCTTCAGCACAGAGCGGCGCCGGTGAGCAGAGCACCCCGGCCGCCCAGGCCCCCCAATCCAACCAGAGCGGCGCGAACAGCTGCGACACGACCGTGCTGCTGGTCCGCCACGCCCAGACCGAAGCCAACGTGGCCGGCGAGGTGTCCGGCTGGTCCGAAACCGACCTGACCGAAAAGGGAGTGCAGCAGGCTCGCGCCGCCGGCCAAGCCCTGGCCGGGACCGAACTGTCCGCGGTCCTCACCTCCGACCTGGGCCGGGCGGAACGGACCGCCGAACTGATCCTGGAGGAGGGAGGCTCCGACCTGACCCCGGTTCCAGTCCCCGAACTGCGCGAGCAAAACTACGGCGGCTTCGATGGCGGTTCCGACCTGGACCTGTGGCTCCCGATCATGGAGAAGATGGGCTACCCCTTTGACGAGTCGAAGAGTGACCCGGGCGATTTCTGGGGCAACCCGGACGCGCTGGACTGGTACTCCTCGGTCAGCGAGGAAGACGTGATGAACACCCTGGCCGAGCTGGACCCGAGCGGCGAGGCGGAAGACTGGGACACCTACCAGCAGCGGATCAGCCAGGCCGTCGCCCAGGTGGCGCGCACCGCAGAGGAGCACGCCTGCGAGACGGTGCTGGTCGTGTCCCACGGCGGCACCATCACCACCATGCTGGGTCTGATGGACCCGGAGGGCTACGGCGGGGAATCGGTGGGGAACGCCTCCATTTCCGAGCTGAGCTACCGCGACGGCCAGTTCAGCGTCCAACGAGCGGGAGTCGACCCGGCCGACTGGTAA
- a CDS encoding class I SAM-dependent methyltransferase — protein sequence MSSVSQWFADNQSNWNDRAAQHEAAGYGIAELVANPDAVSSELAPDLPRFGSLTGRDVLHLQCHLGTDTVGFARRGARRVVGLDLSDESLRRAEQITRACGVQVEYVQANVYDAREAVRGQFDLVYTSLGVLCWLPDVDRWAQVVASLLRPGGQFFIRDDHPMFMTVGEDVSQGLKIELPYFQREQPCTWESEYSYMPVPEGTPPLTHRRNHQWNHSLSEIVTALIRAGLVIDVLEESTWSHWCPWPELMVREADGRWRLRDNPDRLPLEFVIEAHR from the coding sequence ATGAGTTCTGTTTCCCAATGGTTTGCTGACAATCAGAGCAACTGGAACGACCGCGCTGCGCAGCACGAGGCGGCCGGTTACGGGATTGCCGAGCTGGTGGCCAACCCCGATGCGGTCAGTTCGGAGCTGGCTCCCGACCTGCCCCGGTTCGGGTCCTTGACCGGCCGGGATGTGCTTCATCTTCAATGTCACCTGGGGACGGACACGGTGGGGTTCGCCCGCCGGGGTGCTCGCCGGGTGGTGGGGTTGGACCTGTCGGATGAGTCGCTGCGCCGGGCCGAGCAGATCACCCGTGCCTGCGGGGTGCAGGTCGAATACGTCCAGGCCAACGTTTACGACGCGCGCGAGGCGGTGCGGGGGCAGTTCGACCTGGTGTACACCTCCTTGGGGGTGCTTTGCTGGCTGCCCGACGTGGACCGGTGGGCCCAGGTGGTGGCATCGCTTCTGCGCCCGGGCGGACAGTTCTTCATCCGCGACGACCACCCGATGTTCATGACCGTGGGTGAGGACGTGAGCCAGGGCCTAAAAATTGAGTTGCCCTACTTCCAGCGGGAGCAGCCCTGCACCTGGGAGTCTGAGTACAGCTACATGCCGGTGCCCGAGGGCACACCCCCGCTGACCCACCGGCGAAACCACCAGTGGAACCACTCGCTCAGCGAGATTGTTACCGCACTGATCCGGGCGGGGCTGGTGATTGACGTGCTGGAGGAAAGCACCTGGTCGCACTGGTGCCCCTGGCCCGAGCTGATGGTGCGGGAGGCGGATGGGCGCTGGCGGCTCCGCGACAACCCCGACCGGCTCCCGCTGGAGTTTGTGATTGAAGCCCACCGATGA
- a CDS encoding glycoside hydrolase family 1 protein, translated as MAKFPAEFLWGAAIAANQAEGAWDVAGKGLSQDDVVPYGGDARGKALQTIRSRAQIDALLADQNLVFPKRSGIDFYHTYGEDLALLSEGGCNAFRTSIAWTRLFPTGMEAEPNPEGVEYYRNLFGRMRELGIEPVVTISHYEMPLTLITEHGGWANREVLEAFLRFAYLVLDEYRDQVKYWLVFNQISSALMDPFLALGLLTEDLDQPEAAIYQAIHHQLVANAAVVRYGRQLDSSLHMGSMVLDQTAYPRTSRPEDVLAALQYNQQALFFSDVMVRGAYPSTILADLARRGIEIEWAPGDRETLAEGTIDYLAFSYYMSIVVGEGMSLLDANTWSMGEEFNNPYLKATEWGWQIDPVGLRYALNVYTDRYPGLPLLIAENGLGYRDQLVGETVEDDYRIEFHRDHLRAISDAMADGCSVIGYLPWSGIDIVSASTSEMSKRYGFIYVDLDDFGQGSGRRWPKKSFGWYRDVIRSQGENL; from the coding sequence GTGGCTAAGTTTCCAGCAGAGTTCCTCTGGGGCGCGGCCATCGCCGCCAACCAGGCCGAGGGCGCCTGGGACGTGGCCGGGAAAGGCCTCAGCCAGGACGACGTCGTCCCCTACGGGGGTGACGCGCGGGGGAAAGCCCTGCAGACGATCCGGTCGAGGGCCCAGATCGACGCCCTGCTGGCCGACCAGAACCTGGTGTTCCCCAAACGCTCCGGGATCGACTTTTACCACACCTACGGGGAGGACCTGGCGCTCCTGAGTGAAGGAGGCTGCAACGCCTTCCGAACCTCGATTGCTTGGACCCGCCTGTTCCCCACCGGGATGGAGGCGGAGCCGAACCCGGAGGGGGTGGAGTACTACCGGAACCTGTTTGGCCGGATGCGAGAGCTGGGGATCGAGCCGGTCGTGACCATTTCGCACTACGAAATGCCGCTGACCCTGATTACCGAGCACGGCGGCTGGGCCAACCGGGAGGTGCTGGAGGCGTTCCTCCGCTTCGCCTACCTGGTGCTGGACGAGTACCGGGACCAGGTCAAGTACTGGCTGGTGTTCAACCAGATTTCGTCGGCGCTGATGGATCCGTTCCTGGCCCTGGGCCTCCTGACCGAGGACTTGGACCAGCCGGAAGCGGCCATCTACCAGGCGATTCACCACCAGCTGGTGGCCAATGCCGCGGTGGTTCGCTACGGACGACAACTGGATTCCAGCCTGCACATGGGCTCGATGGTGCTGGACCAAACCGCCTACCCGCGGACTTCGCGGCCCGAAGACGTCCTGGCTGCCCTGCAGTACAACCAGCAGGCGCTGTTCTTCTCTGACGTGATGGTTCGGGGTGCCTATCCGAGCACGATCCTGGCCGACCTGGCCCGCCGCGGCATCGAGATCGAATGGGCTCCGGGTGACCGGGAGACCCTGGCCGAGGGCACGATCGACTACCTGGCTTTCTCCTACTACATGAGCATCGTGGTGGGGGAGGGAATGAGCCTGCTGGATGCCAACACCTGGTCGATGGGGGAAGAGTTCAACAACCCCTACCTGAAAGCGACCGAGTGGGGGTGGCAGATCGATCCGGTGGGTCTGAGGTACGCCCTGAACGTCTACACGGATCGGTATCCGGGGCTGCCCCTCCTGATTGCGGAGAACGGCCTGGGCTACCGGGATCAGCTGGTGGGCGAGACGGTGGAGGACGACTACCGGATCGAGTTCCACCGGGATCACCTGCGCGCCATCTCCGACGCGATGGCGGATGGCTGCTCGGTGATCGGCTACCTGCCGTGGTCTGGAATCGACATCGTGAGTGCGTCCACCTCGGAAATGAGCAAACGGTACGGGTTCATCTACGTCGACCTGGACGACTTCGGTCAGGGTTCGGGTCGGCGGTGGCCGAAGAAGTCGTTCGGTTGGTACCGCGACGTGATCCGCTCGCAGGGGGAAAACCTCTAG
- a CDS encoding HIRAN domain-containing protein, which translates to MTVVGTTFYSAGQPRRKGTVFPTTIAREPHNTHDRNALAVQYEGQTVGHIPATLAAKLSPVLDQEGVPRIQSRVGCDGGNKLSVAMIYTPNRLRDEIRGRG; encoded by the coding sequence GTGACCGTTGTTGGCACCACCTTTTACAGTGCGGGGCAACCTCGCCGCAAAGGCACTGTGTTCCCAACGACAATCGCCCGGGAGCCACACAACACTCATGATCGAAACGCCCTTGCTGTCCAGTACGAAGGGCAAACGGTCGGCCACATTCCTGCAACGTTAGCGGCGAAGCTGTCGCCCGTCCTAGACCAAGAGGGCGTTCCACGCATCCAGAGCCGGGTCGGATGCGATGGGGGAAACAAGCTCAGTGTGGCGATGATCTACACGCCGAACCGTCTGCGGGACGAAATCAGGGGGAGAGGCTGA
- a CDS encoding DUF5701 family protein, with amino-acid sequence MTTLPPPADQAERLIELGVPALLGQNPDAVREAATALGSPAPGLLVTEAARTHLDELVPLICREGQRGFIVEDFVDTADFVPVSGLDPSPITLPDGWYWLEDPRRGDEFENASPAEAWEQIVAANRVPLTAAEGVFWLLQQPDTLERNHCFMTVGSRKPRPRGGYDSRTPALWISNGTGRDGSDRKNAPKLGWCWWNNRHTWLGIAHAAARHPAQP; translated from the coding sequence ATGACGACGCTTCCCCCTCCCGCTGACCAGGCCGAGCGGCTGATCGAACTGGGGGTGCCCGCGCTCCTGGGGCAAAACCCAGACGCCGTGCGCGAGGCGGCCACGGCCCTCGGCTCGCCCGCTCCCGGCCTCCTGGTAACGGAGGCGGCCCGCACTCACCTGGACGAGCTGGTGCCGCTGATTTGCCGGGAGGGCCAGCGCGGCTTCATCGTGGAGGACTTCGTCGACACGGCCGACTTTGTGCCGGTTTCCGGCCTCGACCCCTCGCCGATCACCCTGCCGGACGGCTGGTACTGGCTCGAGGATCCGAGGCGGGGAGACGAGTTTGAGAACGCCTCCCCCGCCGAAGCCTGGGAGCAAATCGTGGCCGCCAACCGGGTCCCCCTGACGGCGGCAGAGGGCGTCTTCTGGTTGCTGCAGCAGCCGGACACGCTGGAGCGAAACCACTGCTTCATGACCGTCGGCTCCCGAAAGCCTCGCCCGCGCGGCGGCTACGATTCGCGGACGCCGGCCCTGTGGATCAGCAACGGCACCGGCCGCGACGGATCGGATCGGAAGAACGCGCCCAAACTGGGGTGGTGCTGGTGGAACAACCGGCACACCTGGCTGGGGATTGCCCACGCGGCTGCGCGCCACCCGGCCCAGCCCTAG